A DNA window from Anastrepha ludens isolate Willacy chromosome 6, idAnaLude1.1, whole genome shotgun sequence contains the following coding sequences:
- the LOC128866738 gene encoding RNA polymerase-associated protein Rtf1: MGKRRKQTLIDSDDDSSDNESNLESELLSLAKKKPKTNMVQNNATALSESDSDSDWAQGASTSTAGKKKRIKKVNKGSDSSDLEENNNRNENNTIETEPTNREEGEVSDSDDRDDGNSTDSGSSGESTGSSSDSEFDDGYDENLMGDEEDRKRLNGLSEKERETEIFKRIEQRDLLKTRWEIERKLKLARRGDKTTKISGKKDKKKKVVKKSKQKQKEEPIEPKKVDIVAEKEPDVEKESPNVVQDDGEQTSLAGETLVDRKSSIDDQNAVDNLDHKERSKERKKNVEMNRTDDKRSTAMAMLKAKREGKAKREEEEAKRQAERDREDEKEELEGVSGGKSSVKLKASEIYSDDSGSSDSDDEKPSEKRSRSASSSKSSSESEDEDDTIRSPVYISTREELNKLRLSRFKMERFINLPMFERTVMNCFVRISIGNNGQKPVYRVAEIVGVVETAKIYSLGKTRTNRGLRLKHGTQERVFRLEFISNQEFTESEYTKWRDICTQQNVTMPTVDMIERKQQDIKEALNYEFKDEDVDKIIEEKNRFRNRPTNYAMRKTCLMKERDAAMLRGDYDVAQDLGQQIDELESRASELDKKRSSSISLISYINDRNRKRNVEDAEKAILEEARANRGLKISDPFTRRITQPRMGFKSADKKEELSVHQSPAPPAVKRKVEESATSASKPTEPKADYSLYALHDFDIDLDVSLLNAVPTTR; this comes from the exons atgggcAAGCGTCGAAAGCAAACTTTAATCGATTCTGATGACGATTCTAGTGATAATGAGTCTAATCTCGAGTCG GAATTACTGTCTTTAGCTAAGAAAAAGCCCAAAACAAATATGGTTCAAAATAATGCAACTGCTTTGTCCGAATCTGATTCAGACTCGGATTGGGCGCAGGGTGCAAGCACTTCTACTGCtggaaagaagaaacgaataaaaaaagttaacaagGGATCTGACTCCTCTGATCTAGAAGAAAATAACAACCgaaatgaaaacaatacaaTAGAAACTGAACCTACAAATAGAGAGGAAGGGGAAGTTTCGGACAGCGATGATAGAGATGATGGCAATTCAACCGATTCAGGTTCATCCGGAGAAAGTACAGGTAGTAGTTCTGATTCTGAATTTGATGACGGTTATGATGAAAATCTCATGGGAGATGAGGAAGATCGCAAACGTCTCAATGGTTTGTCTGAAAAAGAGCGTGAAACTGAGATTTTTAAACGTATTGAACAAAGAGATTTGTTAAAAACGCGCTGGGAAATTGAACGAAAATTAAAACTTGCACGACGTGGGGATAAGACCACAAAAATAAGtggaaaaaaagataaaaagaagaaagtggTGAAAAAATCTAAACAGAAGCAGAAGGAAGAGCCAATTGAACCGAAAAAGGTTGACATAGTTGCTGAAAAAGAGCCAGACGTAGAAAAGGAATCACCAAATGTGGTTCAAGATGATGGGGAGCAAACATCATTAGCTGGGGAAACCTTGGTTGACCGAAAGTCTTCTATAGATGATCAGAATGCTGTGGACAATTTAGATCATAAAGAGCGTTCCAAAGAGCgtaagaaaaatgttgaaatgaaTCGGACTGACGATAAGCGTAGTACTGCTATGGCAATGCTAAAAGCGAAGCGTGAAGGCAAAGCTAAACGAG aggAAGAAGAGGCTAAGCGTCAGGCGGAACGCGACCGAGAAGATGAGAAAGAAGAGTTGGAAGGTGTTTCTGGAGGAAAATCATCCGTAAAACTTAAAGCTTCTGAAATATACTCAGATGATTCAGGCAGTAGTGATTCTGATGACGAGAAGCCATCAGAGAAGCGTTCACGCTCAGCGAGTAGCAGTAAATCTTCTAGCGAATCTGAAGACGAAGATGATACAATAAGATCACCAGTATATATTAGCACTCGAGAAGAACTAAACAAATTACGGTTATCAAGGTTCAAAATGGAACGGTTTATTAATCTCCCCATGTTCGAGCGCACAGTTATGAACTGTTTTGTGCGCATCAGTATTGGCAACAACGGTCAAAAACCAGTTTATAGGGTAGCTGAAATAGTTGGAGTAGTAGAAACTGCAAAAATTTACAGCCTGGGAAAAACTCGAACAAATCGTGGTTTGAGGCTTAAACACGGTACACAGGAACGTGTGTTTCGTTTAGAGTTTATTTCTAATCAAGAGTTCACAGAAAGTGAATATACTAAATGGCGCGATATATGTACACAACAAAACGTGACGATGCCAACAGTAGACATGATAGAGCGGAAGCAACAGGATATTAAGGAGGCACTTAATTACGAGTTCAAGGATGAGGACGTTGACAAAATAATTGAGGAAAAAAATCGGTTTCGAAATAGACCGACTAATTATGCAATGAGAAAGACGTGTCTGATGAAAGAGAGAGATGCAGCAATGTTGCGCGGTGACTACGATGTAGCACAAGATCTAGGCCAGCAAATTGACGAACTTGAAAGTCGTGCTTCAGAACTTGATAAAAAGCGATCTAGCAGCATTAGTTTAATCTCTTATATAAATGATCGCAATAGAAAACGAAACGTAGAGGATGCTGAAAAGGCAATTTTGGAAGAAGCTCGTGCTAATAGAGGTTTAAAAATTTCGGATCCATTCACACGGCGTATTACACAACCGCGCATGGGCTTCAAATCTGCTGATAAAAAAGAAGAACTTTCCGTTCACCagtcaccagctcctccagcggTGAAACGAAAAGTAGAGGAAAGTGCTACTAGTGCTTCAAAACCAACCGAACCCAAAGCTGACTACAGCCTATATGCTCTGCATGATTTTGATATCGACTTGGACGTATCACTTTTGAATGCGGTACCGACCACACgataa
- the LOC128867693 gene encoding methylosome subunit pICln yields MALIAHITPPAEGLIYTARNIKLKIGEKIIGKGSLYISQNSLGWQAEDMNEGISIFWKQISIHGISANPSKCIYFMLDHNLEWRGVYDKATRVSANINHNGNVDGAEGGQGDDNGFPMEQQLDNGSDGDVDEGNATDEEDEHNSDQLTECWLIPDDVNTVDIMFQAMNECQALHHDSADSISEESDFMDDEDGESFGNGIGPAGNGGRDDAEEAQGGMRNLNLNDDERFADAEE; encoded by the exons ATGGCTTTAATAGCACATATAACCCCACCTGCAGAAGGCCTGATTTACACTGCTAGaaatataaagttaaaaattggCGAGAAGATTATTGGAAAGGGATCATTATATATAAGTCAAAA TTCTTTAGGGTGGCAAGCGGAAGATATGAACGAAGGTATATCCATATTTTGGAAACAAATTAGTATACATGGTATATCAGCAAATCCAAGCAAATGCATATATTTCATGCTAGACCACAATCTTGAGTGGCGCGGGGTATATGATAAGGCAACGCGGGTGTCTGCCAATATTAATCACAATGGCAATGTTGATGGCGCAGAAGGTGGTCAGGGGGATGATAATGGTTTTCCTATGGAGCAGCAACTAGATAATGGAAGCGATGGGGATGTAGATGAAGGTAATGCTACTGATGAGGAAGACGAACATAATAGTGACCAATTGACTGAATGCTGGCTTATTCCGGATGATGTGAACACTGTTGATATTATGTTTCAAGCAATGAATGAATGTCAAGCATTACATCATGATTCCGCAGACAGTATTTCTGAAGAAAGCGATTTTATGGATGATGAAGATGGCGAGAGTTTTGGTAATGGCATTGGTCCGGCTGGGAATGGTGGAAGAGATGATGCTGAAGAAGCTCAAGGGGGAATGCGTAACTTAAATTTAAACGATGACGAACGATTTGCCGATGCGGAGGAGTAA
- the LOC128867694 gene encoding uncharacterized protein LOC128867694 has product MSILFKVRENLANSYTLDLHFLPVKVNGDGTTDVNNYFNSYTSVEHDGILTNAVRGFPLKGETLEVPETHKAFILQESQKPLNAEHRNLYVTGNFEKFCYWNYDKIPTKADTYKQALQLLDICEEFTASISDTSLQAEIEKKRRCEAKENTF; this is encoded by the exons ATGTCGATTTTATTCAAAGTGcgtgaaaatttggcaaataGTTATACTTTAGATCTACATTTTTTACCAGTTAAAGTAAACGGGGACGGTACAACAGACGTAAATAATTACTTCAATTCTTATACAAGTGTGGAGCATGACGGCATTTTAACAAACGCTGTTCGTGGTTTTCCACTAAAGGGTGAAACACTGGAGGTGCCTGAAACACACAAGGCATTCATATTGCAAGAATCCCAAAAGCCTTTGAATGCTGAACACCGCAATTTATATGTAACGGGTAACTTCGAAAAGTTCTGCTATTGGAATTATGATAAAATACCAACTAAAGCTGACACATACAAGCAAGCCTTGCAATTGCTCGATATATGTGAAGAG TTTACTGCATCTATATCAGACACATCGCTACAAGCTGAGATAGAGAAAAAAAGGAGATGTGAAGCAAAGGAAAATACTTTTTAG